Within Palaemon carinicauda isolate YSFRI2023 chromosome 14, ASM3689809v2, whole genome shotgun sequence, the genomic segment atatacttacccggtgatcatataagctgtcagctctgctgcccgacagaaaaacctaaggacaaaatacgccagcgatcgctatacaggtgggggtgtacatcaacagcgccatctgtcgagcaggtactcaagtactccatgtaaacacagaaccaattttctcctcggtccactgggtctctattggggaggaagggagggtcctttaatatatgatcaccgggtaagtatattcaaaaatttattttattaataaaaataacatttttcaatattaaacttagccggtgatcatataagctgattcacacccaggggggtgggtagagaccagcattacatgtttacattattaagagctaagtattttgtatttcattttagtagttattcaaaataacaaacataaaataaataagtacctggtaaggaagtcgacttgaacaattactctgcctttttaagtacgtcttccttactgagcctcgcgatcctcataggatgctgagcgactcctaggagctgaagtatcaagggttgcaacccatactaaaggacctcatcaaaacctctaatctaggcgcttctcaagaaaagaatttgaccacccgccaaatcaaccaggatgcgaaaggcttcttagccttccggacaacccaaaaacaacaataaaaaacatttcaagagaaagattaaaaaaggttatggaattaggggaatgtagtggttgagccctcacccactactgcactcgctgctacgaatggtcccagggtgtagcagttctcgtaaagagactggacatctttaagataaaaagacgcgaacactgacttgcttctccaataggttgcgtccattatactctgcagagatctgttttgtttgaaggccactgaagttgcgacagctctaacttcatgtgtccttaccttcagcaaagcatggtcttcctcattcagatgggaatgagcttctcgtatcaacagtctaatataataggaaactgcattcttcgacataggtaaagaaggtttcttaatagcacaccataaagcttctgactgtcctcgtaaaggtttagttcgttttaaatagaacttaagagctctaacagggcacaagactctttctacttcatttccaaccaaattagaaaggcttggaatatcgaacgatttcggccaaggacgagaaggtagttcgtttttggctagaaaaccaagctgcaaagaacatgtagccgtttcagatgaaaatccgatgttcctgctgaaggcgtgtatctcactgactcttttagctgtagctaagcagacgaggaaaagagtctttaaagtgagatctttaaaggaggctgattgtagcggctcgaacctttctgacataaggaatcttagtaccacgtctaaattccaacctggtgtggccaaacgacgctccttcgaggtctcaaaagacttaagaatcttagtaccacgtctaaattccaacctggtgtggccaaacgacgctccttcgaggtctcaaaagacttaaggaggtcctgtagatctttgttgttggaaagatctaagcctctgtgacggaagactgctgccaacatgcttctgtaacccttgatcgtgggagctgaaagagatctttccttcctcaggtataaaaggaagtcagctatttgagttacagaggtactggttgaggatactgataccgacttgcaccagcttcggaagacttcccacttcgactggtagactctaagagtggatgtcctccttgctctagcaatcgccctggctgcctccttcgaaaagcctctagctctcgagagtctttcgatagtctgaaggcagtcagacgaagagcgtggaggcttgggtgtaccttctttacgtgtggctgacgtagaaggtccactcttagcggaagagttctgggaacgtccaccagccattgcagtacctcggtgaaccattctctcgcgggccagaggggagcaaccaacgtcaaccttgt encodes:
- the LOC137653186 gene encoding uncharacterized protein, whose product is MHPEHANEGPMFSQTVDESDRDAFITGSVHCVRETAPPSPSISPGCSLEKGQDARSGLDPYFREDEVITDLVEGQHQPQRGSAPDCSDPQPRSLLGRIGHGLGCDIRRSGMLGHLELGAKSVTYQLQGATGSSSGLEKLQVPPSRQGGGGELRQHHGLGVHLQARRDPFYEVVRDRKGPPHLVKRSKPVSSNEVHSRQHECHGGPPQSEGSNHPNRMDPSQECMQETLGHMGPTYHRSLCNLNDQEAPKLLLANPGPSSSSYRCFSTGLVPSRPLCIPPVQDCQQGTAEVRLSRRDKVDVGCSPLARERMVHRGTAMAGGRSQNSSAKSGPSTSATRKEGTPKPPRSSSDCLQTIERLSRARGFSKEAARAIARARRTSTLRVYQSKWEVFRSWCKSVSVSSTSTSVTQIADFLLYLRKERSLSAPTIKGYRSMLAAVFRHRGLDLSNNKDLQDLLKSFETSKERRLATPGWNLDVVLRFLMSERFEPLQSASFKDLTLKTLFLVCLATAKRVSEIHAFSRNIGFSSETATCSLQLGFLAKNELPSRPWPKSFDIPSLSNLVGNEVERVLCPVRALKFYLKRTKPLRGQSEALWCAIKKPSLPMSKNAVSYYIRLLIREAHSHLNEEDHALLKVRTHEVRAVATSVAFKQNRSLQSIMDATYWRSKSVFASFYLKDVQSLYENCYTLGPFVAASAVVGEGSTTTFP